From Vitis vinifera cultivar Pinot Noir 40024 chromosome 3, ASM3070453v1, the proteins below share one genomic window:
- the LOC104878791 gene encoding uncharacterized protein LOC104878791 codes for MSTPIDPLQQQQSPPGGLTQQAYTAHSGHGSVGPVIAVLAVITILGVIAGMIGRLCSGRRIMGHGQYDVEGWVERKCSSCIDGRVDPPPRPPPAPTSYSPGESAPPADSSETAQEIKQEEQSHQPPPETAQS; via the coding sequence ATGTCTACACCGATAGACCCACTTCAACAGCAACAGTCACCGCCTGGGGGTCTGACCCAGCAAGCTTACACAGCCCATTCCGGTCACGGGTCGGTCGGACCCGTCATCGCCGTTCTTGCAGTGATCACCATTCTCGGCGTTATCGCCGGCATGATTGGAAGGCTCTGTTCAGGTCGGAGAATCATGGGTCACGGCCAGTACGACGTCGAAGGTTGGGTCGAGAGGAAGTGCTCGTCCTGTATCGACGGCCGAGTCGACCCACCTCCGAGGCCGCCACCGGCGCCCACCAGTTACAGCCCCGGCGAGTCGGCTCCTCCAGCAGATTCATCAGAGACAGCGCAAGAGATAAAGCAGGAAGAACAGTCTCATCAACCCCCACCTGAAACTGCTCAATCTTGA